The DNA segment AGATGCTCGTTGCGGTACTGGACGATGTCGGACATCACGACCTGCATCAGCTGGGGCGACGACAGGTGCTGCTGGTAGAGGGAGAGCAGCACGCTCAGGGACGAGTCGGTTTCGTAGAGACGACCGACCCCGCCGATCCAGTCAACCGTCACTTCGCCGAAGTCGGATACGTCGACATCGGCATGAAGGAACTCCGGCAGAGACCCCGGCTCCTCGTTTCGCTCCACCGACTCCCACACGTAGCGCTCGATCGGCTGTTGCTGCTCGAGCCCGAGAACGGCCGCGACCCCCTCGTAGTCGAGCTCGCCTTCGAGCAGTCCCTGCTCGTCGGTCACGCCTTCGGTCAGGACGACCACGGAGTGATCGGAGCGGGTGAGGCCTTCGAAGATCGCGTCGTAACCCTCGCGCTCCCCGATATGCATCATGCCGATCAGGTGGACCCTTCGATCCCCTGCGTGATAGACGCGGTTCCCGATGAGTACGCCTCGCCCGTCGAAGCGGACGAAGTCGTCGGTGAGACGGGTGAGCGATGAGACGACGATGGTCAGCGAGAACGCGATGAACGCCAGGAGCGCGTAGGCGATCATGCTCGTTCCGACCAGGAAGAAACGCGGAATCGAAACCCCCGGCTTCTCGAACCACCCGCGATCGAAGAGCAAGCGCCCGCCGCCGCGCACGGCCCAGACCACCGAGTGCGCGTAGACGGCGATTCCCATCTGGACGCAAGCGGCCGGGATGCCGATGGCCGCGGTCGTGCCGAACACGTCGGCGAACGAGGCGACGAGGACGAAGCCCGTCGCGGAGACGATGATCGGTAGAAAGATGCGGAGCGGCAGCCTCCGGTCGAGGCTGACGAGCGGGATCGCGAGGACGCTGAGCCCGAGCGCGAGGTTCGCGAGATGGAAGCGAGGGGTCTCCAGGGCCGTCCAGCGGGTCAGCTCATGGACGAGGGAGACGGCCCCGTCGACGGTGTACGCCAGGAGGACCGCGTTCGCGAAGATCTGCAGGAGGCGAGGGGGCACGCGCTCAGCATAGGGCCCCCGCGATCCGCGCGCCTAACGTGGATCCAGCCGATAGACCCAGACCGTCCGCTCGGGATCGCGGTCCGCGACCGCGATGTCGTAGCGGGCTTCGATCGCCCGGCGCGCGGTCTCGTATTCCGCCCCGCCGTAGGGGAGCCGAAGCGCGCGGCGTTCGAAGACCTGGTCGCCGAGACGGATCCGCACCCGGTCGTCGTCGCTCACGTGGGCGACCCAGCTCCGGCCGGTCGGATCCTTCGGACCCAGGATCATCGACGTCGGCACGTAGAGCTTCCCGCCGACCGCGCCCCACCAGGTGTTGACCGAGTGGGGGTCGCCCGGGCGCGTCTCGAGCTGGGCGTTCTCGACCGCGTCCGCGAAGGACCAGTCGGCGACGACCGCGGGGCCGACTTCGCCGTCCAGGGCGCCCCCCGGAATCGGGCCGATCGGACCGCAGCCCGCGAACACGAAGGCGATGACGACCGCCCATTTCACGACCCAGAGCACCGCCGCCCCCGCCAGGCCCTGCCGGCCGCGACGACCGAGTCGGCCTTGCAGTCGCTCTCGCAGTCGGTCTCGCCACGTCTTCGCTTCGTCCATGCCACCCTCTCTTCGCCGATCCCGGGGCGCGGTGTCCGACGCCCGGCCGGGGCCCGCTTTGGACGCGGGAGCCGCTCGGGTGTGCCGATGGTGCCGCGTTCGGTTCCCGCATGCCCACGCCGCGGGGTAGGATTCGCGCCGACGAGCGAATCGACGAACGCGCGGGGAGCTCGGAAGAGCTAAGAGGAGTCCGGAGAGCGGGATGCGGGTCATGATGACGGGAGGGACGGGCTTCGCGGGCTCCCACACGGTCCGCCGATACGTCGAGGCCGGGCATGACGTCCGGCTCCTCGTTCGCGATCGCGAGAAGGTCCGAAAGGTCTTCGATCCGCAGGGAATCACCATTCCCGAAGCGGACGTGATCGAGGGCGACATCGCCGATCTCCCCTCCGTAGAGCGCGCCATGGAGGGCTGCGACGCCGTCTACCACGGCGCCGCCCTCGTCGACATGCGACGCAAGATGGCGGACCGCGTCCTCGAGACGAACGCGCGCGGCGTCGCGAACGTCGTCGGCCACGCGGTCAAGCGTGGCCTCCCGCGGATCGTCTACGTCTCGAGCGCGAGCATCTTCTTCCTGCCCGGCTCGGGCCCGATCCATCTCGACATGGCGATCCAACCCGGCACGACCGCCTACGCGAAGAGCAAGGCCCAGGCCGAGCAGGTGATCCGTACGCTGCAGGACACGGGCGCGCCGATTCGCGTGTCCTACCCCACCGGCATCGTCGGCCCCGACGATCCGGGCCTCTCCGACGCGAACGAAGCGGTGTACATCTTCTTCAAACAGACCGGCGTGACGACGTCGAGCGGCTTCCAGATCGTCGACGTGCGCGACCTCGCGAACGTCCACCTCCGACTGCTCGAGCGCGAGGGCGGCGCGGCCCGCGCCCTCGCGGCGGGACCGATGCTCGACTGGGCGTCGACGTACCGGATCCTCGACGAAGTGACGGGGACCCGTCTCTGGCGATTCCCCTTTCCGGGGGGACCCCTGCGCTTCCTCGGCAGTGTCGGTGACGTGCTCAAGCGCTTCGTCTACGACTTCCGATTTCCGCTCACCCGGGACGCGATGGAGTACGCGACGCAGTGGCCGGGGGCCAGCGGCGACGAAGCGGCGCGCGAGTTCGACGTGACGTTCCGGAGCGCGCGCGAGACGTATACCGACACGGTCCGCTGGCTCTACGAAGCGGGCCACCTCGAGGAGCGGCACGTCGGCAAGCTCGCCGAGGGGGGACGCGGAGCTTCCGCCTAACGTCCAGGAACGTGCTTCGAGAACTCGCCGGCGAGGTGGACCCAATCGCCGTTCGGCTTCTTCTCGAGGAGCACGCAGCCGAGATAGTCCATCGAGAGGCCGGCGACGTGCCGTACGTCGATCGCCCCGAGGACGACCGCGGCGTGCCGTAGACATCCGCTGTGCGCGACGAAGAGGCGTGCGACGTCCCGGGGATCGTCGTCCGGAATGGAATCGATGCTCGCCGCCACGCGCGACGCGACCCGGGCGCCCGCCTGCATGAGCGACTCCGCCCCGGGCAGCGGTAGTCGGAACTCGGGCATTCGACGCCAGCCCTCGGGCAGCGGTCCGAGGCGAGGATCCGTTCCGAGAAGCTCTGCGATCTCGGCGAAGGTCAGGTTGGCCGCGCTGCCGAGACCGCGCTCGATCAGCTCGTCGCGTTGGATCACGTGATGACTTCGGCCGGTCTCCGGCGCCAGCTCGGAGGCGAGCACCATCGCCGTCTGCCATGCGCGGAGCAGCTGCGAGGCCTCGATCCGCTCGTCGATCGTGAGCCCGTGATCGCGACAGAGTCCAGCGATCCTGGCCGCAGCCGCCCGCGCCTGCGCGTGGCCCAGCTGCGAGAGGGCGCGCGGCGAATGGGCGCTCGCCGTGTTCTCCGGTCGATTGAAGTCGCCGTGTCGAACGAAGGCCGCGATCCGCCGACCGCACCGAGTCTCGTTTTCCATACGTGCCTCTCGTCCTCGAGCCACCCGAGATTACACGGGCCCCCGCTTCTCTTCATCGGCCGAATGGTTCGAAGTACCTGAGATCGACGCGACTGCCGGTCGCTCTGGGCTTCGTGTCACATGGCACGATTGCGACACACTTGCACCCGAGGTGCTCATCTCCCGCGGGCGAGGCGTTCGAGTGCGCGCCGTCGCCGCCACACCGACAATCGCCTCGCCATCCGCTCGAGCCAGGGCAACCGGCGAGTCTCTCGCAACACACCCTTTGCGTGAACCTCGATCCGTTCCCCTTCGACCCGTTGCTCGATCCCGTCGGCGAGCAGGACCCGGAAGGGGCGATCGGGATTCTCGAGATCGGCGGTGTCGGTGATCCGAACCGGCATCTGACTGCGGTAGCGCTCGGCGATCGCCTGGAGCGCGGGCGAGGTGTCGAACGCGCCGGGGCGGACTTCGCGAATGGAGAGCTGGACCGCAGCACCCACCGCTTCGAGGTCGACGATTCCGCCGGTGCGGTCCGGACGCTCGTCGTCCTCGAGTCCGCCCTGCAGCCAGAGACAGTGGTAGCGGCGGCAGATCGACGGGCGCGTCTCGTGGATGCCGCAGCCGCCGCCCGTTCGCTGGTGCTCGCAGTCGAGGCCCGCCGGCTTCGCGAGCTCGTCGACCCGCAGCACGTGACAGCATGCCGAGCAGGGTCCGCAGCTGCGCTCGGCGGCACGCTCGAGGTCGGCAGAAAGCTGGGCCAAGGCGGGTGGACCGTTCCGCTACGCGCGGCTCAGAGGTCCGCGCCCGATGGACCGCCCGTGCCGAAGAAGACCAGGAGCGAGAGATCCTCGGTGATCTCGCTGAACTCGTGCTCGGTATCCGCGGGGACATAGAGGATCGAGCCCTGCCCGATCTCCTGGGGCTGACCGCTCAGGGTGATGCGGCCGCGGCCCTTGAGGACGAAGTAGACCTCGTCCTCGTCGTGGGTGGTCTGCGTATCCGTCGCGCCGGCTTTGAGGGTGTAGATTCCCGCCGACAGGGTCGGTACGCGCAGGAACTCGAGGTAGGGCGCGTCCTGCTGCTCCGCCATCGAGACGACCTTCGCCAGATCGAATGCTTTCCACGCCGCTTCTTCGCTCATTCGCGATCTCCGCCACCGCGACCGGATTCCGACCGAGGGGCTCACGGCGGAAAAGCTAGCTCTCGGCGATCCCCGTCGCACCGCGCAGCTCCTGTGCAGCCCGTACGCGCCCGGTTCCGGGACACATGGCCCCCCGCGCGAAGCCGAGGCATCCTCTGCTCGTGTCGCCTGATCGCAGCCACCCGACCTCGAACGTCCTGCTCGCGATGGCCTCGATCGTGGTCATCGTCGCCGGCCTCAAGGCCGCAAGCTCCCTCCTCGTGCCCTTCTTGTTGGCGGGCTTCATCGGACTCCTCTGCGCGCCCCTCCTTTTCTGGCTGCGCGACCGAGGTGTCCCCAATCCGATCGCGCTGATCATCGTCCTGCTGGGGCTCTTCGGAATCGGGGCCGTCTTCGGCGGACTGATGAGCACGTCGATCAACGAGTTCACCCGGCTGCTGCCGTCCTATCAGGAGCGCTTCGGCTCCCTCGTCGTGTCGCTGACCGCCACGCTCAAGCAATACGGGATCGACTTCGGCTCGAATCCCGAGGCGGCCAACCCCTTCGACCCTCAGGCGGCCCTCGGCATGGTCGGCGGGCTCGCGGGCAACCTGGGTTCGCTCCTCAACAACGCGTTCCTGCTCTTCTTGATCGTCTGCTTCATCCTGCTCGAAGCCGCGAGCATCCCGCGCAAGGTCCGCGACGCCTTCGGCGACTCCCCGGAGATGGAGACGCGGATGAACGAGATCGGCACGTCGATCCGCCGCTATCTCGGCATCAAGACGCTCACCAGCATGCTCACCGGGGTGCTCATCTACTGGTCGCTGTTCCTGCTCGAGGTCAAGTTCGCGCCACTCTGGGGGCTGGTCGCGTTCCTGCTGAACTTCGTTCCGGCGATCGGCTCGGTGATGGCGGCAATCCCCGCCGTCGCCCTCGCCATGGTCGACAACAGTCTCCAGACCGCCGCGGTGGTGACGGCAATCTACCTGACGGTCAACATCTCGATCGGCAACTTCCTCGAGCCGCGCGCACTCGGTGAAGGGATGGGGCTCTCGCCGCTGATCGTCGTCACGTCCCTGATCTTCTGGGGCTGGGTCCTCGGACCGGTCGGGATGGTTCTTGCGGTCCCGCTGACGGTCATCCTCCGGATCACGCTCGACAGCCAACCGCAGACCCAATGGGTCGCCGTGCTTCTCGGACCCGCTTTCCCCGTGCCGGCCTTCGGGATCGCCGCGAAGAAGAAGCGCTCTCTCGCCCAGGAGAAAGCAAAGGAAACGGAGGCCTCCGCATGAGCGGCCGAGAAGACACCCACTCCCTCGCGGTCGGCTACGTCCTCTGGATCTTCGGATTCACCGGCGCCCATCGCTTCTACTTCGGGAAGCCGATCTCCGGCACGATCTACCTGCTGACCGCCGGGATCTTCCTGATCGGCTGGATCATCGACCTCTTCCTGATGCCGCGGCTCGAACGTTCGGCGGAGCTGCGCTTCAACGAAGGGCCGCTCGACTACACGATCGGTTGGGTGCTCCTCACGTTCGTCGGCGTCTTCGGGATCCACCGCTTCTATCTCGGCAAGTGGGTGACCGGCCTGCTCTACCTCCTGACCGGTGGCCTGCTCTTCCTCGGCGTCGTCTACGACTTCTGGACGCTCAACGACCAGATCAGCGAGGAGAACGCGCACCGGGGCTAGACGCGATCCCTCATCTCTCGTCCGCGTCCCGAGGAGGCGAGCCCACGAAGCTCCACGCTCCGCTCGCGAGCCCGCCCGTCGCCCTCGGAGCCGAGCATCCGCCGGCGACGAACGAGTCGCTAGCTCGCCGCGGCGATCGTTGCGAAGGCCTGGATGACCTCGTCGGGGGCCTGGACCAGCTCGACGAGGACGCCCTCGGAGCCGATCGGGAAATCGTCGTTGCCCTTCGGATGGATGAAGCAGACGTCGTAGCCCGCGGCGCCCTTGCGGATGCCCCCCGGCGTGAACCGCACGCCCTGTCCTTCGAGCCATTCGACGGCGGTCCGCAGATCGTCGATCCAGAGCCCGATGTGATTCAGCGCCGGGTCGTGAACCTTCGGGCGCTTCTCGGGATCGATCGGCTGCATCAGGTCGACCTCGACCTTGAATGCGCCCGCGCCCGTCTCGCAGATGTCCTCGTCGACGTTCTCGCTCTCGCTCTTGTAGGAGTGCCCGTAGGTCAGTCCCATGATGTCGACCCAGAACTTCTTGAGCTTGTTCTTGTCGAGGCCACCGATGGCGACCTGCTGGACGCCGAGGACGTTGAAGGGGCGGGAATCGGACATGGGGGGTCTCCTGACTGGGGACGCGACGAGACGGACGCCGCTCGAGGGGCGCCGAGTCTAACGGATCCGCCACGGGGGCTCACGCACACGGCTCGCTACTCTGGCGGGAAGGAGTCGGCCATGACGCGACCCGCCCGCGACGACGCTCCGCCCGCACGCGCCGGCCTGCCTGGCGGCTGGCGGCGCATGCGGGCCGGCGCGGCGGGCCTCGCGCTCGGCCTGCTCGCGGCCTGCGGAATCGGACCCGGGGACCACGGCGGAGACGCGAAGTCCGAAGACGAGCCCCTCGCGGCGCTGCGCGCACGAATGGTCGAGGAGCAGGTCGCCGCACGCGGACTCCGGGACGAGCGCGTGCTGGCGGCGCTGCAGACCGTGCGACGCCATCGCTACGCAGGGGACACCGATCCGCGTCGTGCCTACGCGGACACCCCGCACCCCATCGGCCTCGGGCAGACCATCAGCCAGCCCTACATCGTGGCGCTGATGAGCGACCTCGCCGGGATCGAGCCGCCCTGCCGCGTGCTCGAGGTCGGCACCGGATCCGGCTACCAGGCCGCCGTGCTCGCCGAGATGGGCTGCGAAGTCTGGTCGATCGAAATCATCGAGGCTCTCGCGGAACGGGCGCGCGCGACCCTCCGGGCCGAGGGGTACGGTGATCGCGTGCACGTCCGCGCGGGCGATGGCTATCGCGGCTGGCCGGAGGAGGCGCCTTTCGATGCGATCCTCGTGACCGCCGCCGCGCCCCGGGTACCCGAGCCGCTCCTCGAACAGCTGCGGATCGGCGGGCGCCTCGTCGTTCCCGTCGGCGAGCCCTGGCAGATGCTCGAGATCCACCTCCGGACCGAAGACGGCTTCGAGAAGAAGGCGGATACGGCGGTGCGCTTCGTGCCGATGACCGGGGAGATCCGGGACGGGCGTTAGGTGAGGCGATCCGGGCGTGGGTCGCTCCGGTCGTTCGGCGGGCGCTTCCTCCGCTCGCCCTCTTCCCGGGTTCGCGTCCCCGCGTACCGTCGATCAGTGGCTCCCCGGGGTCTGGTCCCCTGCCGAGAGGACGATGTTAGAGTCCGGACGGGACTTCGAGAGTGTCGGATCACGCAGTGGCGCTCGGCCGACACGCACGCGGCCGCCTTCGCGCTCGGGACCCGCAGGTTCGTCGAGGGAGCGACTTCGCGCCGATTGGTGCGCGAGGACGTCGCGATCGACTGGTAGCGGACAGTCCAACGAATCGATCCCGGTACGCAGGTCGGGATTCGGGAGGGAACGTGCCATTGGAGAATGACGAGGGCGCCTGGTCCATCCATCCGACCTACGGGCAGATCCGAGCCGTCCTGGACACGCTCAATGCCGGCGTGCTGGTCCGCACCGTCGCAGGTCGGATCCTCTTCGCGAACGATCGGATGCTCCACTGGCTCGGCTACGCCGCCGCGGAGCTCGACGGCCAGGACTTCCGCATTCTCGTCCCTCCCGAGCTCAGGGAACCCCTCGAGGCCGAGCTCCAGGACATCCATTCCGGAGACGAGCGACTCCGCGTGACCATCATGCAACGCAAGGACGGTCGGACGCTGCCCATCGTTTCCTGCCCACACGTTCTCCGGAACGACGACGAGATCCTCGGCGTCGTGACCGTGGTGATGGACCTCGGCGAGGTGCAGACGGCTCGACACGTCGACACCGCCCGTCCGACCGGGCTCGTGGCGAGCCTGCGCCGGATCGCGGACGAGCTCCATACGATCAGCCTCTTCGCCGGCGGCGCGGCCGTGGGCGACGTTCCTCACGACCATCCCGATCTGGCGCTTCTGACGCCGCGAGAGCGTGAGATCCTGACCGAACTCCTCTCGGGATCACGCGTTCCCGCGATCGCGAGGAAGCTCTTCATCAGCCCCCATACCGTCCGCAACCACCTGAAGTCGATGTATCGGAAATTCGAGGTCGCGGACCAGGCGTCGCTGATCGATCGCATCCGCGCGCTCCAGAAAGGCTCCTAGACCGATCGATCGTCCCGCGATGGCCAATCGATTGGACCATCGCGGTCATCGTGGGAAATGAACGGAGTGCGAAGCTCCCGCCCGCCGTTCCCGTGGACCGCACGAGAGGGACGACGAGGAGACCTCGCCATGCATCAGCCGGACCGACACCGCGACTTCGACCGCCTCTCGCGCAGCGAGCAGGAACGACTCTTCCTGGACGTTCTCGCCAAGCCCGCGCACGCGACGAGCGGAACCTGGAGCGAGTGGTTCCACGCCTGGCTCGAGGACCAGTCTGCCGAGGGGCGACCGCTCGGCGAGATCGCAAAGCGGTTCGACCTGCCCCCGTACGACGACGGGAACGGTGACGCCTGGGAGCTACTGGTTCGACACGTGCGATGGATGGTCGCGTCCGGCCACGCCCGCGTGGTGCGGATCGAGGTCGTCGACTGATCGAGACACGGCGAGGACGAGGCGTCAGACGAGCCAACGAAGGAGCGCGGCGAGGGCGACGAGCACCAGCCAGACGCCCGATCCGAAGATCACCCCGAACACGAGACCTCGCAT comes from the bacterium genome and includes:
- a CDS encoding SDR family NAD(P)-dependent oxidoreductase — protein: MRVMMTGGTGFAGSHTVRRYVEAGHDVRLLVRDREKVRKVFDPQGITIPEADVIEGDIADLPSVERAMEGCDAVYHGAALVDMRRKMADRVLETNARGVANVVGHAVKRGLPRIVYVSSASIFFLPGSGPIHLDMAIQPGTTAYAKSKAQAEQVIRTLQDTGAPIRVSYPTGIVGPDDPGLSDANEAVYIFFKQTGVTTSSGFQIVDVRDLANVHLRLLEREGGAARALAAGPMLDWASTYRILDEVTGTRLWRFPFPGGPLRFLGSVGDVLKRFVYDFRFPLTRDAMEYATQWPGASGDEAAREFDVTFRSARETYTDTVRWLYEAGHLEERHVGKLAEGGRGASA
- a CDS encoding LuxR C-terminal-related transcriptional regulator, giving the protein MENDEGAWSIHPTYGQIRAVLDTLNAGVLVRTVAGRILFANDRMLHWLGYAAAELDGQDFRILVPPELREPLEAELQDIHSGDERLRVTIMQRKDGRTLPIVSCPHVLRNDDEILGVVTVVMDLGEVQTARHVDTARPTGLVASLRRIADELHTISLFAGGAAVGDVPHDHPDLALLTPREREILTELLSGSRVPAIARKLFISPHTVRNHLKSMYRKFEVADQASLIDRIRALQKGS
- a CDS encoding cupin domain-containing protein, with protein sequence MSEEAAWKAFDLAKVVSMAEQQDAPYLEFLRVPTLSAGIYTLKAGATDTQTTHDEDEVYFVLKGRGRITLSGQPQEIGQGSILYVPADTEHEFSEITEDLSLLVFFGTGGPSGADL
- a CDS encoding TraB/GumN family protein — its product is MPPRLLQIFANAVLLAYTVDGAVSLVHELTRWTALETPRFHLANLALGLSVLAIPLVSLDRRLPLRIFLPIIVSATGFVLVASFADVFGTTAAIGIPAACVQMGIAVYAHSVVWAVRGGGRLLFDRGWFEKPGVSIPRFFLVGTSMIAYALLAFIAFSLTIVVSSLTRLTDDFVRFDGRGVLIGNRVYHAGDRRVHLIGMMHIGEREGYDAIFEGLTRSDHSVVVLTEGVTDEQGLLEGELDYEGVAAVLGLEQQQPIERYVWESVERNEEPGSLPEFLHADVDVSDFGEVTVDWIGGVGRLYETDSSLSVLLSLYQQHLSSPQLMQVVMSDIVQYRNEHLLRTIGRELETHRVVVVPWGAMHMPGVAGVLEEKGFEPGPMRYVRLISWRNLWGALTVAEPASS
- a CDS encoding VOC family protein, coding for MSDSRPFNVLGVQQVAIGGLDKNKLKKFWVDIMGLTYGHSYKSESENVDEDICETGAGAFKVEVDLMQPIDPEKRPKVHDPALNHIGLWIDDLRTAVEWLEGQGVRFTPGGIRKGAAGYDVCFIHPKGNDDFPIGSEGVLVELVQAPDEVIQAFATIAAAS
- a CDS encoding TM2 domain-containing protein; translated protein: MSGREDTHSLAVGYVLWIFGFTGAHRFYFGKPISGTIYLLTAGIFLIGWIIDLFLMPRLERSAELRFNEGPLDYTIGWVLLTFVGVFGIHRFYLGKWVTGLLYLLTGGLLFLGVVYDFWTLNDQISEENAHRG
- a CDS encoding histidine phosphatase family protein, which gives rise to MENETRCGRRIAAFVRHGDFNRPENTASAHSPRALSQLGHAQARAAAARIAGLCRDHGLTIDERIEASQLLRAWQTAMVLASELAPETGRSHHVIQRDELIERGLGSAANLTFAEIAELLGTDPRLGPLPEGWRRMPEFRLPLPGAESLMQAGARVASRVAASIDSIPDDDPRDVARLFVAHSGCLRHAAVVLGAIDVRHVAGLSMDYLGCVLLEKKPNGDWVHLAGEFSKHVPGR
- a CDS encoding AI-2E family transporter, which encodes MSPDRSHPTSNVLLAMASIVVIVAGLKAASSLLVPFLLAGFIGLLCAPLLFWLRDRGVPNPIALIIVLLGLFGIGAVFGGLMSTSINEFTRLLPSYQERFGSLVVSLTATLKQYGIDFGSNPEAANPFDPQAALGMVGGLAGNLGSLLNNAFLLFLIVCFILLEAASIPRKVRDAFGDSPEMETRMNEIGTSIRRYLGIKTLTSMLTGVLIYWSLFLLEVKFAPLWGLVAFLLNFVPAIGSVMAAIPAVALAMVDNSLQTAAVVTAIYLTVNISIGNFLEPRALGEGMGLSPLIVVTSLIFWGWVLGPVGMVLAVPLTVILRITLDSQPQTQWVAVLLGPAFPVPAFGIAAKKKRSLAQEKAKETEASA
- a CDS encoding protein-L-isoaspartate(D-aspartate) O-methyltransferase — encoded protein: MTRPARDDAPPARAGLPGGWRRMRAGAAGLALGLLAACGIGPGDHGGDAKSEDEPLAALRARMVEEQVAARGLRDERVLAALQTVRRHRYAGDTDPRRAYADTPHPIGLGQTISQPYIVALMSDLAGIEPPCRVLEVGTGSGYQAAVLAEMGCEVWSIEIIEALAERARATLRAEGYGDRVHVRAGDGYRGWPEEAPFDAILVTAAAPRVPEPLLEQLRIGGRLVVPVGEPWQMLEIHLRTEDGFEKKADTAVRFVPMTGEIRDGR